One Pseudomonas syringae CC1557 genomic window, CCATACTACAGGGAGAGCAATGCCCTGCACCGCATTGGGTGCAGCAAACGATGCGGCTAACGGGACGCCGAGCAGAATCAATAACAGCCGAACGCTATGCGCTGCCGCTACAAACCCGGCATCTGCGCCGCGTTGGCGTGCCAGGTGGATCATCTCTGTTGAATTGGCAGGCATCAGTGCGAAGTAAGCCGTTGAATAAGGCACGCCCCAACGACACAGTATGATAATACCCAGCAAGGCCAACACCAAGGTGAGCGCAATTGCCACCGTCACAACCCCCAGATTTGAAAGCACCTCGTGCATGACGCTCAAGGTGAAGTGGCAACCGATTGCCGTAGCGACGATCAGTTGCCCAGCTTTACGGCCATGGGGAATCTCTGGCAACAACCAACCGCAGCAGCGCACTACCATCACCAGAGCCAATGATCCAATCACCCAAGGCAGTGGCCAGCCAATCAGACTGGCAAGACCGCCGCCGAGCACGCCAGCGAGCAGAGTTGTAAGAGGGGACACAGGAAGTTTGAGCATGAATGCCTCGATATTCGGGCCACGCAAGAGTCGCAGACCACGATCATTGGCGCGCATATTAATAAGTCGCGCTCATCACGAATAATATTAAGATGTGATGACTTTCATCACAGGTTGTTATTCTGTGATTTTCACCACGAGCGTATCTGCCATGAACCTGAAGGCCCTTAGATGCTGCGTCGAAGTGGCCCGGCAAGGCAGTTTCACCAACGCTGCACAGAGCCTGCACATCGCGCAACCTGCTCTGAGCATGGCTGTGAGCCGGATGGAGGAGGAGCTGGGTGTCACTCTCTTCAATCGCGCAGGCCGGAAAATCACCGTGACCGCTGAAGGGCAAAGCTTTCTGGCACGTGTGCAAGTAGCGTTGCTGGAGCTGGACATGGCGCGGCAAGAGCTACGCGATATGACGCAATTGCAGAGTGGCGAAATCCGCGTAGGCGTGCCCCCGATGTTCGGTCTCAACTATATCCCCGAGGTGCTCAGCGCATTCCGGATCCAGCATCCGGGCATTGTGATGACAGTGCTGGAAGGCAGCGCCGATGACATCAGCCAGCGCCTTGAAGACCGCAAAATCGACATCGCGTTATTGGAGTCGCGACGAGTCCAGTCGAGCTGGGACTCAGTACTACTGGGAACAGACGAGATGGTGCTATGCATGAACAAAGACAACCCGTTAGCCCTGGAACCCTTTCTAGAAGCCCGACACTTGCAGGATGAGCCCATGGTGGTGTTCGACGAGACATTCCTGCAACGCCATTTGCTCGACGCTTTCTGCGATGCTGGCAGCGCAAATTACCGAATTGCACTGCAAAGCAACTTCGTGTCACTCGTCATCAAGGCCACTGTCGACGGGATGGGAATTTCCACGTTATTGCGCTCTGTTCAGGAGCGCGTGTCGAGCATTGTGGGCGTTCCTTTCAAACCCGCACAAACTATGAGTTTCAGCTTGTGCTGGCGGGCGAACGAATACCTTTCCTTCGCTAACAAGCGGTTCGTCGATTTTGTCCAGACGACGGACATTTTTGAGAGGGAGTCGGCCAGCGGACGGAGTGACAGCTATGGGTCGATTCTGTTGAAAAAGTCGAGTGTGGCTTTCACAGCAGAAAAGTACGCGCCTGAGATTGAAATCTAGCGTGCCAGCTGCGATTGGCACGTCGTTAAACATGGTGTTGGATACCTCGCTCGGGCAGAGCTACTGCTCTGCGAACGAATCCCGATTTAAATCACTGTAATAGCCGCATTCAGGATCAACACCACAATCAATCCGACCACAGCCACGATGGATTGAACCACCGAGATAGTCTTGGTGGCTTCGCCCATGGTCATGCCAAAGGATTCCTTTACCATCCAGAAACCTGCGTGGTTCGCATAGTTGAAGAACAGCGAACCGCAGCCAATGGACAGGGCCAGCAAAGGCAGGTTGAGGCTGGGGTCAGCGCCAGCAAGCGGCGCCAGCAAGCCAGCAGCCCCTACGATACCCACAGTGGCGGAACCCGTAGACACCGAGAGCAACATCGCGATCACCCAACCAAGGATCAACGGAGGGAAGGCAGACTGCTGAGTCAGGTGCACAATGGCATCGCCTACTTTGGCGCTGGTCAGCATCTCCTGAAAGGCCCCCCCTCCTGCGATTATCATGATGATGGAGGCGATTGGCTTAAGGCTGTTACCCAGCGAATCGCGCACCTTTTCGGCGTTTCCACCGCGCGCGAGTAGCAGGCTCGCGCCCGCGAACAGCACGCCCAGGAGCATCGCAATCAGAGGGTTGCCGAGGAAACTAGCCATTTGCAGGATAGCATCGCCCTTGGGTAGCACCATCTCAGCGACGGCATGAATAAGCATCAGGATCGCCGGTAGCAAGGCTGCCAGCACGCCGAGCCACACACCGGGCCGGGGTTGATTATCGGCTTTTTCAGCTAGGGTGAATTGATCAAGTAACGTCTGATCAGGCCGAGTGCTCATTCGCCGTGAAATGAACGCGCCGTAAAGCGGGCCGCCCAGAATCATTGCAGGAATGGCCGCGATAAAGCCATAGAGCATGGTCGGCCCAACCGAGGTTTTGAGCGCGGCGATGGCCGTCAAAGGGCCAGGGTGCGGCGGTACCATACCGTGCATAGCGGCAAGCGCCGAAATTACCGGAACACCCACATAGACATAGGCCGAGCCTTTGAAGCGAGCCTGGCTTTCCAGCTTTCTCGCCACGCTGAATATCAGCGGCAGCATGATCACCAAACCCACCTCGAAAAACATAGGTATGCCAATTACAAAGGCAACCATCATCATTGCCCAAGGTATCATGCGATCCGAGGTGCGTTTAAGGATGGCCTCGGCAACTTGCTCCGTGACGCCAGCGTCAGCCAGAATTTTGCCTAGCATCGCGCCAAGCGCGATTACGAGCCCAACTGCCCCCAGTGTCTTTCCGGCGCCGGCGATCAAGTGGGCGACTATACTTTCTGGCTGCATTTGGGTTGCAAAGCCCACGCCAACGGAAACTATGATTAGGGCCAAAAGCGGGTGCATCTTGAGTCGCGACACAATGAGCGCTACCAGCACCAGGACGCTGACCAAGGCGATCATTAAGAGCTCTATATCTAAGGGTGTCATGAAAGGATCTCGGTTGGGCTGGCGCTCGACGTGCACTCAGCATTTGAAAACAGGTTAGAAATCGTAACGCTTGCAGAAGCACGCTAAAAACCAGGCAGCGTTCGCGTGCCTCCACGAGTAACGCCTGCATCATTAGCGAACACTTAATCTCTACAAGTTATCAGCGTCATAGCCCTTCCTTTGACTATCAATCGGCGGACACTATAGGGGCCATCGACGCTCAGTGAAACCCTGGGAATTCGGACATCTGGGTCAGGTCTAAAGCAGGCTAGGTGGAAGGTCTGCTCCTGGCCGTTCTCGGCAGGTCGCCACTACCGCGTACGCTGGTCAAGTCCATGCAGTTTGGCGTGTGAAAACGCGGGCCGAAAGCTCGGTATGAGTGCAGTGCATCTTTATACCCGCGAGAAGATGACCGACAACCTCTCGATTTACCCCAGGCTTGGGTATGTTCAAGTAGCGCTGCGCACTGAGCACGGTTTCAAGCGCGTTTATTTTGAAAAAAAAAGCCTGGGTTCATGAAGCGCGATAGTGCGTTATGTTTGGTAAATCGCAACCGAGTTGTAGCGTCGGGCCATCGGCGCAAAAGCGTTCATGGCAACGTCCTCTAAAATCACCGCCATTCAGAGGACGATCATTCCCGATAGAGCCAACGTGACCATTCAGCATCAGGCCGCTTTCGTTGAGGTCCCTTGTCAGCAACCGCTCACCTGAACGTCATGCCCTGTTCCGAAGTCATAAAAGATACTTCAGCCATGCTCCTCAAAGGTGCCTTATGAGTGTGATACCCGAACTGAATAGCGAAGCTCACGTGTTGATATGCGGAGCCAGCCGAGGTATCGGCCTGGCACTGTGCGCGGCTTTGCTTGCTCGCGATGATGTGGCACAGGTATGGGCAGTCGCACGAAGAGCCAGCACATCCGCAGAGTTGGCAAAGCTTGCAGAGCACTATGGCCAACGCCTGAAACGAGTCGACTGCGACGCGCGCGATGAGCAATCCCTCGAATCTCTCGTGAGCGAGACGCTTGAAGGGTGCAATCATCTGCACCTTGTCATCAGTACGCTAGGCATTCTTCATCAGGACGGCGCAAAAGCAGAAAAGGGCCTGGCACAACTGACGCTTGCGAGCCTGCAAGCGAGCTTCTTTACCAACACCTTTGCTCCGATCCTGCTGCTTAAACACTTGCTCCCGTTATTGCGCAAACAACCTTCAACGTTCGCGGCGCTCTCTGCGAGGGTTGGCTCCATTGGCGATAACCGACTGGGGGGCTGGTACAGCTATAGAGCCAGCAAAGCGGCGCTCAACCAGTTGCTGCACACGGCCAGTATCGAGTTGAAACGCTTGAACCCTGCCTCTACTGTCCTGGCCATACACCCAGGCACGACTGACACGGATCTGTCTCAGCCATTCCAGGCGAACGTACCTGATGGGCAACTATTCGAGCCGGCGTTCTCGGCGGATCGCATTATTGAGGTGTTAGGAGCACATGGACCGGCTGACAGCGGAACATTCTGGGACTGGAACGACAGACCCATTGCCTGGTGACTGCTGCTCAGAATCCTGAAAACCAAGGTAAAACAGCGCTACTGCTATGCCCTTTGTACTCAGCTTGCCCTCGAAGATCGCTGAGGCACATAAACAAACTGATCGTGGCTGGAATAGAAAGAACATTTAGCACCCAGAGAACGCCATTGCTGGAGTCAAATGTCACCAAGGCGACCAGGTTAATGACTGCCATGCTGATGATCAGAATATTGCAGATGAGGTGCTGACGTCTGGAGGAAGCAAAGCCTTCCCAGTCATAAATCAGCCACTCGTGAGAAAAAACTCCGCATTCTGAGCACTTATGAGTGGGCGGTATCCTGATGGGGATATGGCCACAGCTAGGGCACCGAGACTTCATAGCGTTATCCACTGCCTGTTAGATGGTGTTCCTGGTGGCGCTTGCCTGGCGATGTAATCGCAAAAGTCGCCCGGCCTATCGAGGAACACCCGAACTGGAGGGCGAGATTAGCAGGGCGCTCTCTTGTTTTCACTTCTTGCTCGGTAGCCGCTTCCAGCTTAGTGCCATTGGAGCTTACACGCTGCATACGGTCAAAAGTGGCAGTTGAGTACAGCCGTCGGTCATGACTGCTCTCGCAGACGCTAACAATACTACGTTACGCAACACCACTTTCAGAAAACCTGACCTCCAGACTACGTGACGCTTTAACCATGGCAGCACACTCATCACTGATGACCGGCTTACTAAAAAGATAACCCTGCATTTGATCGCAGCCATACGTCACAAGCCGCTCTAACTGGTCGACTGTTTCGACGCCTTCTGCAATGACTTTAAGACCCAGCTCGTGCGCTAATACGATTACCGCCCTGGTGATAGCGGCGTCCTCATGATTGCTCGTTATGTCTTTTATGAACGCCCTGTCGATTTTGAGGGCATCAAGAGGAAAACGCTTCAAGTAGGCCAAACTGGAATAGCCCGTTCCGAAATCATCGACAGAAAGACTTATGCCATATGATTTTATGTCTCGAAGTATTTCAACCGCCGACTCGGGATCAATCATCAGCATCGACTCGGTCAGTTCGAACTCTAAAAGAGCGGGGTTGATACCGTATGCTTCAACGATATGTTTGACGTTCTCGGCCAGGCCTTTTACCTGAAGCTGTCTGACTGACAGATTGATGGCGATCGGTACCAGCCTTATATTATTCTCTTCCCAGCTTTTTAGGGTTTCACAGACTTTCCGGATAACCCACACACCGACAGGGATAATCAGGCCGGTGTCCTCAAGAATAGGGATGAAATCAGCCGGAGAAACCATACCTTGCTCTGGATGATTCCACCGCAATAAAGCCTCCAAGCCACTTATCCTGCCATCGACGAGGCTGACTTTTGGCTGAAAATGTAGAATAAACTCATCGCGCTCAAGCGCGCCCCGCAATAGCGTTTCAGTTTGCAAGCGTTTAGTTAAACTTTCGTTCATCGTGGAGTTGTAAAACTTGAAATTATTACGGCCGCTTTTTTTGGCGTGGTACATGGCGGTGTCTGCATTCTTTAAGATAACGCCCGTGTCACGCCCGTCAAACGGATAGTTAGCAATGCCTACACTCGCTGAAACAAATATATCCTGGCCGCCAAGGTTGAACGGTTTTTCTAACGCATCAACCACATGGGCTGCAAGCGATTTGATGAGGCTCTCGGAATAAAGCTGGTGTGTGACGACGATCGAAAACTCATCGCCTCCCAGCCTCGCAACCACACTGTTCTCATCAATGCAGTATTTCAAGCGTCGACCTGCCTGGATAAGCAATTGATCGCCCACTGAATGCCCCATGGTGTCATTCACGGCTTTGAATCTGTCCAAATCTATGAATATGACGCTTACAGCATCTGGCGCTGACGTTTTCCGACTGATTATCTCGCGCAGATAATTGCTGAGAAACCAGCGATTAGGCAGATGGGTGAGCGAATCGTTTTCGGCCAGATAGGTTAGCTTTTTCTTTGCGTCATACCGTTCAAGCGCGGCTGCCAACAGGTTGGAAAGTGTTTGGATGTAGGTAATGTCTTCACGTGTAAAGGGGGAGTCCGTGCTGGCATAAACCCCAAGAACGCCCTTGAAAACATCCCGGCAAGAGATATCAACCTCTATGCCGCTTCTAATGCTGTAAGCTTCCACTGTTTCAGCAGGAAGCAGCATGTATCTGCTATCAGGCGCATCAAGATGAATGACAGACCCGGCAGAAGAAGCAGTGCCGTTCAAAAAATCATTATGATAGCCACTGCGTATGTCAAAGTGAGTCAAGCCAACCTCCGCTTTGAGGATGATCTCGTGACTCTCTCGATCAACGACTAACACTGCGGCCTTGCTCAATTTCAATCCTTGCGCCGCGGTCAGTGCTGCCAGTTCACCTAGAGCATTGACGTTTTCTTCTGTCAATGCCTGCTGGCCAAACAAGGCAATAAGGTTTTGCCTTCTGGAGTTATCCAGAATCGCGACCTCAAACTCTTTTCGATCTGTAATATCGATGTCGATGCAAATATATTTTTCAACACCGCCCATGTCATCGAGAATAGGTATGACAGTGCGGCGATGCCATGCTTCCTTACCGGTACGACCTGAAAGCCTGACCTCACCGTTCCACACCTCATTTTCGGGTGCCCATTGCCACGGCTCATTGGCTGAAGACATGCCGGTCCAGACTTCATCGATCGTCAACTCTAAAAGTTCAGCTCGCGAATGCTGCGAGCTTGTTACGAATCGTTCGTTAACATAGGTGATACGTCCGGAGGCCGAAACCTCGCAAACGATTGAAACTTCATCCAGGGCATTTTTATGCTGCACCAGGGTGTTCATCAGCGATTCGATACGCAGGCCAAAGTGATTGCGCATACTCGCGGCAGTACGGTTTACCGCTTTTATAGCCTCCTGTATTTCCATGGGAGCATCCGCGACCAACATAGCTTCTGCAGCCACTGCGCCTGAAGCGATTTCTGCCTCATAAGAGTGAAGCTTGCCTAGGTGGGCAAGTGAACGCTTGATCATGAACCCCATTAAAATCAAGCTTATGAGTAAAAAAAATACGGCGAATAGTGTAGCTTGGACTACCAGGTTATAGAGTTCACTGGCAATTTTTTCAGGATTAAAAGACAGACGCATCACGCCATAATCTTTTCCCCCGATAGTAATCGGACGATTGACATCGAATAATCGTGCCGCGACTTCGGATTCTATCCACGCAGGGGCTCTTCCAAAAGGCGCGCTGGCGGCCTGCAGGCGAATGGCTCCACCCGACAGGTCAATAAACATGGCCGACTTGAACGGCGAGCGAGCCAAGGTTTTTTCGAGGGTTCTTTTGATGGTGTCGTAATCGCCGATTACTACACTTTCCTCAACAGCTTGTGCGGCAACCTCTATCAGCATGTTAGCGGTGTCTTGTATCTCTTCAATATGCTGAAGCAGCTGGTTTTTATAAAAAAGAGTCAAGCCAGTCGTCAGGAAAGTCAGTATCAGAATAGATAACATCGCCAATATACGCGACGTCAGTGATTTGGGCAGCAGGCTTTTAAAGAAATTCATTAACAGCCTCTCCAGCTAAAGGTGAAATTGTTTACTTACGGTTTGCGGGCACGCTATTATAAAAATCACGATAGGCAGCATAATCCGCTTCCGTCGCAGGAATGAAGGTGATCGGTGTCGGTGCGTGGACCAGTTCGGTCGCCTCATTAAGAATTCTGCTACCCTCGGCATCATGTTGCATATTGAAAAAAGCGTTGGCTACCGCATCACGTTCTTTTTTAGACACTCGAGGGGATGCCATGAGGGCTAAATCATTGAACGAGGCCGAATTCCAAAGTACGCGAAATGACTTGCCTTCTCTCTCGGTGTAGCTACTCACAAGCTGTGAGTTGGCCCCCATCGCTTGAGCCTTACCACTAAGGAGTTGACTGAACGCACCATCCATGTTTCCTGCAAACACAGTAGACGTCTGTATCCCTTTCTTTACCAATTCCGAGCTTGTGACTTTATAAGCAATAAACGCTTCGGGTCCTGGGTAAACTACTTCCTTGCCCTCTAGTTCCGAAAGGCTATGAATGGGCGAGTCGGCAGGTACCACGATTTGTCCTTCGAGGGCCGGCGCGTCACGGCGACCAAACACCTTCCAGCCCATGGTGTCGCGTTCGGGGCTAAACAGATGGTTGGTAAAAGCGAAATCTACTTCTTGCGCGAGCACATAACTCGTTGTGTCCGAGGACGTTCGCCCTAATTTCAGAGTGAGATTCACCCCGCTTTTTTCGGACACGTACTTTATGATTGGATTCCAAAAACTGGCTGAAAGATTAAGGTTGTATTGATTGACAGGCGAAAAGTTGTACACTTTAAGCTCTTCAGAAACTGCCGCATTTGACAAGGCAAAAGACAGAGCGATCATTATAGCTTTGCAGGTCAGACGTAATGTCACGTGTTAACTCCAGCTGTATACTAACTTCTTGCCCAAAATTGATTAGAGCCAACTTAGGCTCAGCAATATAATAGGATCGGCCGAGGCTCTTGAATCTTAAGCGCCGATTGCATGAATAAATATTAACCGGCCAGCCAACACACCTGGCTGCCCCCGCCGCCAAAGGCGATGGCGTCTACCTCACATTTGAAGCGAGCACCACGCGTAGCCATTCAAGAGGTTTTTCATGCAGCCACAACGCTGTTCCTATTCACATCGTTCAAGGCTCAGGTCAGTCAAGAGTGCGCGCAGTCCATAGCCTCGATTGGCAGCATTGCGCTTAACCACGGCCTCGGCGCGAACCTCCTTCACAAGTGGAGTCTGCTTAAAACGCAGAACAGCATGGGAATGCAGTCCGTTTTTGTGTCATATCCGCGTTGAGATCCAGCACCCTGGCGGCACCGTAAAAATCAATCGGCCAGCCGACAGCGTAGACCCAGAGCAAGAAATCCTTCGTGGGTGTGATCAATGGTTTCTCAGACCATTCCCCTTGAAGGTCTGCGCCTGCCTAAAGATTATTGACGAATTTTTAGTGGCTGGCACAATAATGGCTACTACCGCTGTCGCATGAGGCAGTGGTAAGGCCGCAATTCTTGAAGGGATTCGGACAGACGTTCTGTTATTGACCAAGGAAATCGTAAATGAAACGTGTAAAGGTACTAGGCCTTGCGGCGATGCTGGTATTAAGCGGTTGCGCCAGTTTTACCAAGGATGAAGTAGCGCCCGTCACCATGCCCTCCATGGCCAGCTACGCGAATAAACCCAACGTGTTTGTTGCCTTTGATTTTTACCAGGGCACACCCGGCACCGCTAGCGCAGTAGAAGTGCCGCAAGCTCGGGATGCACTCAGGCCCCAGCTGCAAAAAGCGCTGACTGACTCTGGGTTGTTTGGCCGGGTGACCCTTGATGAGTTCAAGAAACAGCCAGGCGACTACAGCCTGCACCTCAAGGTTTATAACCATCCGCCAACCGGTGGCCAAATGGCAATGGGGTTTATCAGCGGCCTGACCCTGACTATTATTCCGTCGATGGCCACCGATCAGTACAGCATGAGCCTGGACGCGCAGGATCCCCAGGGCAAGGTGTTGAGAACGGTCAGTAACCATGATGCAATCAATACCTGGATGGGCATCTGGTTTGTGCCGATGATGGCCAATACGCCACAGAAGGCTGTAAACGATACATTTACGCGCCAGGTCAATTCACTGCTCAAACAGATGGTGGATAGCCAAAGTCTGAAGTATTCAATGCTGGATGTTACTGTTCCGCGGGCGTGATGAACTCACCGCCCTATAAAAAAGAGCCTCTATTGAGGCTCTTTTTTTATTTGTGATTCAGCGCCTGAGTAAACAGTGGGTCGTTGTATAAGGCCTTGAGCAAGTCACGCACCAGCGGGTTGTAGGCGTTGGCCGCATTAGGGATAGCGATCACACCCCAAAAGCTGCTGTTCCATTGGCTGCTGACCTGCTTGGTGGCGTCGTATTCAACTTTCTCGCCTTCAAGCAGGGTGAAGCGCGCGGCGATTGTGCCGTTGCCGGTGCCCATCCCGGCGGTCAGTTCATTCCGGGTGACCAGCACATTCAGCTGGCGCGGCGATCGCGGGTCGATGAGGCCTGCGCGATCCAGTTCACTGTTGAGGGCATCCTGGATATGTTGCGTGATGCTGCCGCTGGGGGATGTGACAGGGTTACCCCGCACCTGCAGTGAACCCTGACCTGCCGCAGCGCTGACCTGGGCCTGATGGATCGGTCGCAGGGGAGGGCTTTGCTTGAGCGTCTGGACGTTATCAAAGCTGGGCTCGTAACGCGTCATGGTCACGCCACAGCCTTGCATCAACAGTGCAAGCAACGTAACCACCAGTAGATTTCTTTTCACTGCATTTCCTTGCATGAGTTATTTGTGGGCGTGATTATCAGGAACCTCAGGTTCAAGGGCAATGCTTGATCGCCCGCCCTTTAAGCCGTGCAAGTCATGGGGGAACTGTGTCGAGGAAACGGTGATACCCAGGTCAGTGGTTTCTCTGGCAAACCCAAGGCAGTGTGAAGTGAAACTGATTTTTGAGATGTAGTTGATGTTCAGCAGTTACGCGTTTTCCAGTTGCACTAGCATCAATGACCGTAACTTACGCCCAATGTGAATCCGGAAAGCACTGATTTTGGCTGTGCTTATTGATCGTTCCACACGGGCTGTCAGACGTCTGTCACTGCTCATCGCGACCTCTCGCGATGTAAACCTGGAAAAAGAAGTGTGCCCCCCGCAAGGGATGCAATAAGGTTGCGACGGTCCAGATTCCGCCACACGGGGCTTACCTCCGCAGCGCTACAGCCTCTGCCACCAGGCACTCCAGCGCAAACTGCTCGGTATACGTCATCTGAATCGGCGTGGTCTCGCCCTTCACAGTCCTTTCGCCATCGAGAATGTAGCGAATTCGCTTGTCCGTGACACCGATACGCTTGGCGATCCACGAGGGTGTTTGTCCGATGCGCGAGATCAGTTTGTCGGCGTATTCGGTGGAAGGGTTGTAGAGTTCTGCATTGGGTGTCATGTGATTTCCGGATAAAGGTCAGTCGCTATATAGGCGCAGAGTATGCAGCACCGTGCGCTGTTCGTCGCCGTGGGCTGGTAACCGACACTTATTATGCAGCTATGCAGCGACTGGTAGATTGCCTTCACGAGCAAGCTTGTACACAAGACCATGCATGGGATCGAGCGATCCTTCGCCCGTTCACTGTCAGCAAAAAATCAAAGCTTCACGGCCAGCGTCACAAACGCGCTGCGTGGTGTGCCCACTTGAAGAACCTGCAAGTTTTCTGACGGATCAGCCGCCGCGCTGGCGTCGGTGTTGAGGGTGGAGATATAGCGTTTGTCGAACAGGTTGACCATATTCAGCGAGACCGTGGTGTCCTTGAGGGCGCCGAGTTTGCCAAAGTCGTAACCGAGGTTGGCGTTCGCCAGCCAGTAGCCGCTGACGCTGGAGTCGTTGGTGTACGTGTAATAACGTTTACTGACGTAGTTGCCTTGCAAGCCGGCATTCCAGTGTTCCCAGTTCCAGTCCAGGTTGCTCGAATACATCAACTTCGGCGTGTCGACCACGGTCTTGTCTTTTACATGCACCGTGTTGCCGCCACTGACATAGTCATCGTCGTAGGTGCTGCGGTTATAGGACATGGAGTTGGACCAGCGCCAGTTCTCATTGGGTGTCAGGCCGAACGACAGTTCCAGGCCGCGGCTGGTGACCGAGCCGACGTTCGCCACGCCGTTCTGGCAAATCACGATCCCGGTGCAGTTGGTGATGGCGACCAGGCGATTATCAAACTTGGTGCTGTAGACCGCCGCAGAAGCTGAATACAGTTTAGTGCTGCGGCGCAGGCCCAGTTCGACGGTTTTCGACGTCTCGGGCTTGAGGTCCTTGAAGCCGTTCTGCGCATCGACGGCGGTCTGCGTGGTGAAGAACGGGCTGTAACCGCCACTCGGAAACGCCGCCATGTTTTCGGAATACGAGGTAAAGACTTCATCGTCTTCGTCGAGCTTGTAGGTCGCGCCGACTTGCGGCAAGAACCTGTCCCGCGCCTCCAGCGAACCGCTGGCATAACCGCCACCCTTGCCCTCGGCGGTCGAAGTGGTGACTGTATTTTTCGCCCCGAACTCAAGTTTGAGGCGGTCATCGAGCAGGGTGTAGGTATCGCGCA contains:
- a CDS encoding putative bifunctional diguanylate cyclase/phosphodiesterase, with the translated sequence MNFFKSLLPKSLTSRILAMLSILILTFLTTGLTLFYKNQLLQHIEEIQDTANMLIEVAAQAVEESVVIGDYDTIKRTLEKTLARSPFKSAMFIDLSGGAIRLQAASAPFGRAPAWIESEVAARLFDVNRPITIGGKDYGVMRLSFNPEKIASELYNLVVQATLFAVFFLLISLILMGFMIKRSLAHLGKLHSYEAEIASGAVAAEAMLVADAPMEIQEAIKAVNRTAASMRNHFGLRIESLMNTLVQHKNALDEVSIVCEVSASGRITYVNERFVTSSQHSRAELLELTIDEVWTGMSSANEPWQWAPENEVWNGEVRLSGRTGKEAWHRRTVIPILDDMGGVEKYICIDIDITDRKEFEVAILDNSRRQNLIALFGQQALTEENVNALGELAALTAAQGLKLSKAAVLVVDRESHEIILKAEVGLTHFDIRSGYHNDFLNGTASSAGSVIHLDAPDSRYMLLPAETVEAYSIRSGIEVDISCRDVFKGVLGVYASTDSPFTREDITYIQTLSNLLAAALERYDAKKKLTYLAENDSLTHLPNRWFLSNYLREIISRKTSAPDAVSVIFIDLDRFKAVNDTMGHSVGDQLLIQAGRRLKYCIDENSVVARLGGDEFSIVVTHQLYSESLIKSLAAHVVDALEKPFNLGGQDIFVSASVGIANYPFDGRDTGVILKNADTAMYHAKKSGRNNFKFYNSTMNESLTKRLQTETLLRGALERDEFILHFQPKVSLVDGRISGLEALLRWNHPEQGMVSPADFIPILEDTGLIIPVGVWVIRKVCETLKSWEENNIRLVPIAINLSVRQLQVKGLAENVKHIVEAYGINPALLEFELTESMLMIDPESAVEILRDIKSYGISLSVDDFGTGYSSLAYLKRFPLDALKIDRAFIKDITSNHEDAAITRAVIVLAHELGLKVIAEGVETVDQLERLVTYGCDQMQGYLFSKPVISDECAAMVKASRSLEVRFSESGVA
- a CDS encoding GntP family permease — its product is MTPLDIELLMIALVSVLVLVALIVSRLKMHPLLALIIVSVGVGFATQMQPESIVAHLIAGAGKTLGAVGLVIALGAMLGKILADAGVTEQVAEAILKRTSDRMIPWAMMMVAFVIGIPMFFEVGLVIMLPLIFSVARKLESQARFKGSAYVYVGVPVISALAAMHGMVPPHPGPLTAIAALKTSVGPTMLYGFIAAIPAMILGGPLYGAFISRRMSTRPDQTLLDQFTLAEKADNQPRPGVWLGVLAALLPAILMLIHAVAEMVLPKGDAILQMASFLGNPLIAMLLGVLFAGASLLLARGGNAEKVRDSLGNSLKPIASIIMIIAGGGAFQEMLTSAKVGDAIVHLTQQSAFPPLILGWVIAMLLSVSTGSATVGIVGAAGLLAPLAGADPSLNLPLLALSIGCGSLFFNYANHAGFWMVKESFGMTMGEATKTISVVQSIVAVVGLIVVLILNAAITVI
- a CDS encoding phosphate/phosphite/phosphonate ABC transporter substrate-binding protein encodes the protein MIALSFALSNAAVSEELKVYNFSPVNQYNLNLSASFWNPIIKYVSEKSGVNLTLKLGRTSSDTTSYVLAQEVDFAFTNHLFSPERDTMGWKVFGRRDAPALEGQIVVPADSPIHSLSELEGKEVVYPGPEAFIAYKVTSSELVKKGIQTSTVFAGNMDGAFSQLLSGKAQAMGANSQLVSSYTEREGKSFRVLWNSASFNDLALMASPRVSKKERDAVANAFFNMQHDAEGSRILNEATELVHAPTPITFIPATEADYAAYRDFYNSVPANRK
- a CDS encoding AbrB family transcriptional regulator; this translates as MLKLPVSPLTTLLAGVLGGGLASLIGWPLPWVIGSLALVMVVRCCGWLLPEIPHGRKAGQLIVATAIGCHFTLSVMHEVLSNLGVVTVAIALTLVLALLGIIILCRWGVPYSTAYFALMPANSTEMIHLARQRGADAGFVAAAHSVRLLLILLGVPLAASFAAPNAVQGIALPVVWGWLLTILPLGLVAALLFKRFDFPNPWTFGPFLVCAAVVPGADLHMSMPGWLSAFGQLMVGCALAINFDRVFFRRAPAFLCKVMSLLAGSVIATGSVAWVLGWLLGVSWLSLALGMMPGSAPEMSLTAEALNLAVTLVTAMQIIRMILIQAVTLPLYRWMAARFKTGLVKNAGRAE
- a CDS encoding SDR family NAD(P)-dependent oxidoreductase → MSVIPELNSEAHVLICGASRGIGLALCAALLARDDVAQVWAVARRASTSAELAKLAEHYGQRLKRVDCDARDEQSLESLVSETLEGCNHLHLVISTLGILHQDGAKAEKGLAQLTLASLQASFFTNTFAPILLLKHLLPLLRKQPSTFAALSARVGSIGDNRLGGWYSYRASKAALNQLLHTASIELKRLNPASTVLAIHPGTTDTDLSQPFQANVPDGQLFEPAFSADRIIEVLGAHGPADSGTFWDWNDRPIAW